The Planococcus versutus genome contains a region encoding:
- the hflC gene encoding protease modulator HflC, with protein sequence MESNKPLDEVKKFNPYERPKKNREPKDTIDFKKYWKLIVGLVLAFVLLLIVVTNVYIVKENEYRVVRQFGEVVKIQEQPGIQMKIPFIQSVTTLPNYQMTYDVSEAEINTKDKKRIIIDNYAIWHVDNPLELISNAGTIVNAESRMEEFIYSVVRTELGQLNYEEIINDENSSRGSVNDSVTAKVNELLKKDKYGIQVLDVRIKRTDLPEENEQSVYTRMISERESTAQNYLSQGDAKKREMEAQADRQAQEVIATARKEAALIQAEGESQAAKIYNESFSKDPEFYELYRSLESYKKTIGEDTVIILPSDSPYADILSGNFD encoded by the coding sequence ATGGAATCCAATAAACCTTTAGACGAAGTAAAAAAATTCAATCCATATGAAAGACCTAAAAAAAATAGAGAGCCAAAAGATACCATTGATTTCAAGAAATACTGGAAACTAATCGTCGGTCTTGTGCTTGCATTTGTCTTATTGTTAATCGTTGTGACAAATGTCTATATCGTCAAAGAAAATGAGTATCGTGTTGTTCGCCAGTTTGGGGAAGTGGTCAAAATCCAAGAACAACCCGGCATTCAAATGAAAATACCATTTATCCAAAGTGTTACGACTTTGCCAAACTATCAAATGACCTATGATGTATCTGAAGCAGAAATTAATACAAAAGACAAAAAACGCATCATTATCGACAATTATGCCATTTGGCATGTCGATAATCCACTTGAGTTGATTTCAAACGCAGGAACAATTGTCAATGCTGAATCACGTATGGAAGAGTTTATCTATTCAGTAGTCCGCACTGAACTTGGACAATTAAACTATGAAGAAATTATTAACGATGAAAATTCTTCGCGTGGTAGCGTGAACGATAGCGTTACTGCGAAAGTAAACGAGTTGTTGAAAAAAGATAAATATGGCATTCAAGTATTAGATGTCCGTATTAAACGCACAGATTTACCAGAAGAAAACGAACAATCGGTTTACACACGAATGATTTCAGAGCGTGAATCCACAGCTCAAAACTACTTATCTCAAGGAGACGCGAAAAAACGTGAAATGGAAGCGCAAGCTGACCGACAAGCACAAGAAGTAATTGCCACAGCACGTAAAGAAGCTGCGTTGATCCAAGCAGAAGGAGAGTCACAAGCTGCAAAAATTTATAACGAGTCCTTCTCGAAAGATCCAGAGTTTTACGAACTGTATCGTTCATTAGAGTCTTATAAGAAAACAATCGGTGAGGACACGGTCATTATTTTGCCATCGGACTCGCCATATGCAGATATCTTATCCGGTAATTTCGACTAA
- a CDS encoding carboxylate--amine ligase, whose translation METKYPFLPIIIGTDMNAYNMAISFHEAYGIKPILVGKEPLSFTSLSTITETIELRSGLADDAQFANILMDIADKYRSPGQTLLLVGTNDLYVRLIIENAKVLREHYVFNYINEDLMNQLQVKANFYELCKVHGIETPTTFFYDCNSNTPFEEEMMFPVIIKPSNGIEYTKNKFEGQQKVYKVESPKEMHTVIQQIKAGGYRDELIIQDYIPGDDTYMWDSVIYANSKGKTQLVTFAQVVLQEHTVTAIGNYTALITRFDKDMMVKLQNFLEAVGYTGFANFDLKYDSRDKKFKVFEVNIRQGRSSYYVTALGHNMAEYLVDDLIYQTEKPITYLNEDFLFTVVPKAVLRNFVDNKAVLKDIKRLIKKGQYGNPLFYKKDKHLKRKLYLLARQVNYYKKYKNNQW comes from the coding sequence ATGGAAACTAAATACCCATTTTTACCCATTATAATCGGAACAGATATGAATGCTTACAACATGGCGATTTCATTTCATGAAGCGTATGGCATTAAACCAATACTGGTCGGTAAAGAACCATTATCTTTTACATCGTTAAGCACTATTACAGAAACAATTGAATTGCGTTCTGGGTTGGCAGATGATGCTCAATTTGCGAATATTTTAATGGATATTGCAGATAAGTACCGATCTCCAGGACAAACACTTTTACTTGTAGGAACAAATGATTTATATGTTCGACTAATCATTGAAAATGCGAAAGTTTTACGCGAGCATTACGTGTTTAATTATATAAACGAAGATTTGATGAACCAGCTGCAGGTAAAAGCGAATTTTTATGAGCTTTGCAAAGTTCATGGTATTGAAACACCTACAACCTTCTTTTATGACTGCAATTCAAATACTCCTTTTGAAGAAGAAATGATGTTTCCGGTAATTATTAAGCCGAGTAATGGCATTGAATACACAAAAAATAAGTTTGAAGGCCAACAAAAAGTGTATAAAGTTGAAAGTCCGAAAGAAATGCACACAGTTATTCAGCAAATCAAAGCAGGAGGCTATCGTGATGAGTTAATTATTCAGGATTATATCCCTGGAGATGACACGTATATGTGGGATTCAGTAATTTATGCCAATTCTAAAGGCAAAACACAACTTGTAACGTTTGCTCAAGTAGTCTTGCAAGAACATACTGTCACGGCAATCGGCAACTATACAGCATTGATTACTCGTTTTGATAAAGACATGATGGTCAAACTGCAGAACTTCCTTGAAGCTGTAGGCTATACTGGATTTGCAAACTTCGATTTAAAATACGATTCCCGTGATAAAAAATTCAAAGTATTCGAAGTAAATATTCGTCAAGGTCGTTCAAGTTATTACGTCACAGCTCTGGGTCACAACATGGCGGAATATCTTGTAGATGATTTAATTTATCAAACAGAAAAACCCATTACTTATTTGAATGAGGACTTCTTGTTTACGGTTGTTCCAAAAGCAGTTTTACGCAATTTTGTTGACAACAAAGCGGTGCTTAAAGATATTAAGCGCTTGATCAAAAAAGGACAATATGGCAATCCGTTATTTTATAAAAAAGATAAACATTTAAAACGCAAACTTTATTTATTAGCACGACAAGTCAATTATTATAAAAAGTACAAAAACAATCAATGGTAA
- a CDS encoding glyceraldehyde-3-phosphate dehydrogenase codes for MTVSIAINGFGRIGRMVFRQAILMDDVTITAVNASYPAETLAHLIKYDTNHGTFSGEVSSEEDALIVNGKRVQLVNERNPLNLPWKEMGIDIVIEATGKFNSREKAVLHLEAGAKKVILTAPGKQEDITIVMGVNDEKLDIEQHDIISNASCTTNCLAPVVKVLNDKFGIENGLMTTVHSYTNDQQNLDNPHKDLRRARACAQSIIPTSTGAAKALSLVLPELQGKLHGMALRVPTPNVSLVDLVVDLQMDVTIEEVNRAFKEASENDLKGILSLSMEPLVSVDFNSNPQSAIVDGLTTMVIGGRKVKVLAWYDNEWGYSARVIDLTKKVANALVLVSK; via the coding sequence ATGACAGTTTCAATAGCAATTAACGGATTTGGCCGTATTGGCCGTATGGTTTTCAGACAGGCAATTCTGATGGATGACGTAACAATTACGGCAGTCAATGCGTCATATCCAGCTGAGACCCTTGCGCATTTGATTAAGTATGACACAAATCACGGCACCTTCTCAGGTGAGGTATCTTCAGAAGAAGATGCATTAATTGTTAATGGTAAGCGTGTTCAATTAGTAAATGAACGCAATCCTCTGAATCTCCCGTGGAAAGAAATGGGTATTGATATTGTTATCGAAGCAACTGGAAAATTTAATTCACGTGAAAAAGCGGTACTTCATTTAGAAGCCGGTGCTAAAAAAGTGATTTTAACAGCACCTGGTAAACAAGAAGACATTACGATTGTTATGGGTGTAAACGATGAAAAATTAGACATCGAACAACACGATATCATTTCGAATGCAAGCTGCACAACAAATTGTCTAGCACCTGTTGTAAAAGTACTAAATGACAAATTTGGTATTGAAAATGGCTTAATGACGACAGTTCATTCGTATACGAACGATCAACAAAATTTAGACAATCCACATAAAGACCTTCGTCGTGCACGTGCATGTGCACAATCCATTATTCCCACTTCTACGGGTGCTGCGAAAGCGCTATCACTTGTCTTGCCGGAACTGCAAGGAAAACTTCATGGTATGGCGTTGCGTGTACCGACACCTAACGTATCATTAGTAGATTTAGTAGTGGATTTGCAAATGGATGTTACGATTGAAGAAGTGAATCGTGCTTTTAAAGAAGCTTCTGAAAATGATTTAAAAGGAATCTTGAGTTTATCAATGGAACCTTTAGTTTCTGTGGACTTTAACAGCAACCCACAATCTGCAATTGTTGATGGATTAACAACGATGGTTATCGGAGGACGAAAAGTGAAAGTTTTGGCTTGGTATGATAACGAATGGGGTTATTCCGCGCGTGTCATTGATTTGACTAAAAAAGTTGCTAATGCTTTAGTGCTAGTGTCTAAATAA
- the hflK gene encoding FtsH protease activity modulator HflK produces the protein MTTKKLLAVIGLAIAGILLLVAVFTSWYTVDESEQAVIITFGVANETNTEAGLHFKMPWPIQKTEILSKETYSLKFGYNQNDEGEIVAFDKETKMITGDENIVLTDLVVQWKITDPKKYLFNAEAPQDILHDATSASIRSIIGNSLIDDALTSGKAEIEAETRDLLASLIEKYDIGITVLAVKLQDVELPNEEVRAAFTNVTDARETMNTKINEAKKYENQKRNEALGEKAAINSRAEGQKVTRIQQATGDVALFNKLYKEYENNPEVTKQRIIMETLEAVLPNAKLYIMNDEGGTMKYLPLEGLQTTVPPKTETEEGSGD, from the coding sequence ATGACAACAAAAAAATTACTAGCGGTAATTGGTTTAGCCATTGCCGGAATTCTTCTGTTGGTAGCTGTTTTTACTTCTTGGTATACAGTAGACGAGTCTGAACAAGCGGTGATCATCACGTTTGGAGTAGCCAATGAAACAAATACAGAAGCCGGCTTGCATTTTAAAATGCCTTGGCCGATCCAAAAAACAGAAATTTTATCAAAAGAAACATACAGCTTAAAGTTCGGCTACAACCAAAATGACGAAGGCGAAATTGTCGCATTTGATAAAGAAACTAAAATGATAACAGGAGACGAAAACATCGTATTGACGGATCTTGTTGTTCAGTGGAAAATTACAGATCCGAAAAAGTACTTATTCAATGCAGAAGCACCACAAGATATCTTGCACGATGCTACATCTGCATCAATTCGTTCAATCATCGGCAACTCATTAATTGATGATGCCTTAACTTCTGGGAAAGCAGAAATCGAAGCCGAAACCCGTGATTTGTTAGCATCGCTAATAGAGAAATACGATATCGGTATTACTGTTTTAGCTGTAAAACTACAAGACGTAGAGTTGCCAAACGAAGAAGTACGTGCAGCATTCACTAATGTAACAGATGCTCGTGAAACAATGAATACCAAAATCAACGAGGCTAAAAAATACGAAAATCAAAAACGCAACGAAGCATTGGGTGAAAAAGCAGCCATTAATTCACGTGCAGAAGGACAAAAAGTAACGCGTATCCAACAAGCAACAGGAGATGTCGCACTATTTAATAAGCTTTACAAAGAATATGAAAACAATCCGGAAGTAACAAAGCAACGGATTATTATGGAGACATTAGAAGCGGTATTGCCAAATGCCAAATTATACATCATGAATGATGAAGGCGGTACGATGAAATACTTACCACTTGAAGGTTTGCAAACAACGGTTCCGCCAAAAACTGAAACCGAAGAAGGGAGTGGCGATTAA
- the nrdR gene encoding transcriptional regulator NrdR: MKCPACQHNGTRVVDSRPIDEMKSIRRRRECESCSYRFTTFEKVEEMPLIVVKKDGSREEFSREKVLRGLIRACEKRPVSLEVLEEVVFNIEKDLRRAGNPEVKSEEVGELVMNRLASIDEVAYVRFASVYRQFKDITVFIDELKDLLNKSPEDKKID; encoded by the coding sequence ATGAAATGTCCAGCTTGCCAACATAATGGGACACGCGTTGTTGATTCACGGCCAATAGACGAAATGAAATCAATCAGAAGGCGAAGAGAATGTGAATCTTGCAGTTATCGCTTTACCACGTTTGAAAAAGTAGAAGAGATGCCACTGATTGTCGTCAAAAAAGACGGGTCGCGTGAAGAATTTAGCCGTGAAAAAGTATTGCGTGGATTAATTCGCGCGTGCGAAAAACGGCCGGTATCTTTAGAAGTGCTGGAAGAAGTTGTGTTCAATATCGAAAAAGACCTTCGCCGAGCAGGGAATCCGGAAGTGAAATCGGAAGAAGTTGGAGAGTTGGTCATGAATCGATTGGCGTCAATTGATGAAGTGGCCTACGTCCGCTTTGCTTCTGTATATCGCCAATTTAAAGACATTACCGTTTTTATCGACGAGCTGAAGGATTTGCTGAATAAAAGTCCGGAAGACAAGAAAATCGATTAA
- the mutM gene encoding bifunctional DNA-formamidopyrimidine glycosylase/DNA-(apurinic or apyrimidinic site) lyase has translation MPELPEVEGVVRQIRPVSIGKRITAVTVSTVIRLSKENGKEAIIKRMEADRFIHSLTGAQIIQVERRSKYIYFTLRKDNEFLLVNHLGMSGAWFYVDRLESIAEDKFRRHVHVTLTLSDGNFLVFSDIRRFGEMRVLQQEGDFPPLLLMAPEPFEKKALAHFLAMAESQKYKNKAIKEIIMDGQIISGCGNIYATEALFKMKIHPKRSASRISQKRKIELFEVIVAILLESIEAGGSTISDYRNVNGESGSMQNRFGMYGKKQCEVCGAMTKTLKIGGRASVYCPSCQK, from the coding sequence ATGCCAGAACTTCCAGAAGTCGAAGGAGTCGTTCGGCAAATTCGCCCAGTTTCTATTGGTAAAAGAATTACAGCAGTAACGGTTTCAACTGTTATCCGTTTGTCTAAAGAAAATGGAAAAGAAGCTATTATCAAGCGGATGGAAGCAGATCGTTTTATTCATAGTTTAACGGGTGCACAAATTATTCAAGTTGAACGACGTAGTAAATACATTTATTTTACACTGCGAAAAGACAATGAGTTTTTATTGGTTAATCATTTAGGAATGTCTGGAGCCTGGTTTTATGTAGATAGACTTGAATCGATTGCCGAAGATAAATTTCGTCGTCATGTTCATGTCACTTTGACATTGAGTGATGGGAATTTTTTGGTGTTTTCAGACATTCGCCGTTTTGGAGAAATGCGTGTGTTGCAACAAGAAGGGGATTTCCCACCTTTATTACTGATGGCACCAGAACCTTTTGAAAAAAAAGCTCTCGCGCATTTTTTAGCTATGGCCGAAAGTCAAAAATATAAAAACAAAGCGATAAAAGAAATTATCATGGACGGACAAATCATTTCAGGTTGCGGCAATATATATGCAACTGAAGCACTTTTTAAAATGAAAATTCATCCGAAACGTTCAGCAAGTCGTATTAGTCAAAAGCGGAAAATAGAATTATTCGAAGTGATTGTCGCTATTTTACTCGAAAGTATTGAAGCAGGAGGCAGTACAATTTCAGATTACCGAAATGTTAACGGTGAATCAGGCAGTATGCAAAATCGTTTTGGTATGTATGGGAAAAAACAATGTGAAGTTTGTGGCGCAATGACGAAAACCTTGAAAATCGGCGGCCGGGCGTCTGTTTATTGTCCGAGCTGTCAGAAATGA
- the coaE gene encoding dephospho-CoA kinase (Dephospho-CoA kinase (CoaE) performs the final step in coenzyme A biosynthesis.) — protein sequence MIIGLTGSIASGKSTVSKMLKSAGYPVIDADLVARLVVEPGSATLAKIIQAFGKEVISENGTMNRAKVGEIIFNDPAKRKILNDIIHPAIRQEMLKQRQEFLLQGHETIIMDIPLLFESRLQRLVDKILVVSVTEENQFNRLVERNGFTEKEARVRISSQLPMSVKEDGADAVIYNNGTIDETEKQLKRILERWHGDLKKQ from the coding sequence ATGATTATTGGGTTGACGGGTAGTATTGCCAGTGGAAAAAGTACTGTATCTAAAATGTTGAAGAGTGCAGGTTATCCAGTTATCGATGCTGATCTTGTAGCGAGACTTGTTGTTGAACCAGGCTCTGCCACACTAGCAAAAATCATCCAGGCATTTGGAAAAGAAGTAATCAGCGAAAACGGTACGATGAATCGTGCGAAAGTTGGAGAAATTATTTTTAATGATCCAGCAAAACGAAAAATATTGAATGACATTATCCATCCAGCCATTCGACAAGAAATGCTCAAGCAACGTCAAGAATTTTTGTTACAAGGACATGAAACTATCATTATGGACATTCCATTATTATTTGAAAGCCGTCTTCAACGACTTGTTGATAAGATTTTGGTGGTTAGTGTGACGGAAGAAAATCAGTTTAATCGACTAGTAGAAAGAAATGGTTTTACAGAAAAAGAAGCACGTGTGCGCATTAGCTCGCAGTTGCCTATGTCTGTAAAAGAAGATGGTGCAGACGCTGTTATTTACAATAATGGAACAATCGATGAAACTGAAAAGCAATTAAAACGTATTTTAGAACGCTGGCATGGAGACCTTAAAAAGCAATAA
- the speD gene encoding adenosylmethionine decarboxylase encodes METMGRHVIAELWQCDFDKLNDMDYIEQTFVDAALKSGAEVREVAFHKFAPQGVSGVVIISESHLTIHSFPEHGYASVDVYTCGDLDPTIAAEYIAEALGSTSRELIEVPRGMGPVNVEKSKVSVTI; translated from the coding sequence ATGGAAACAATGGGACGTCACGTAATTGCAGAACTTTGGCAGTGTGATTTTGACAAATTAAACGATATGGATTATATCGAACAAACTTTTGTTGATGCAGCACTCAAATCAGGAGCTGAAGTAAGAGAGGTAGCTTTTCACAAATTCGCTCCACAAGGTGTTAGCGGAGTTGTGATCATTTCCGAATCTCACTTGACCATCCACAGTTTTCCGGAACATGGCTATGCGAGTGTAGATGTCTACACTTGTGGTGATTTAGATCCTACGATTGCAGCGGAATATATCGCAGAAGCATTAGGTTCAACATCACGCGAGCTTATAGAAGTGCCACGCGGTATGGGTCCAGTAAATGTCGAAAAATCCAAAGTTTCAGTAACCATATAA
- the polA gene encoding DNA polymerase I translates to MERGNFVAKKILLLDGNSLAYRAFFALPLLTNENGIHTNAVYGFTMMLQKIIDEEKPTHMIVAFDAGKTTFRHETFSEYKGGRQKTPPELSEQFPYLRKLIDAYGIKRYELDNYEADDIIGTLSLEAEKEGEEVVIISGDKDMTQLASPTTTVYITRKGITDIEKYTVEHIQEKYGLTPKQIIDMKGLMGDASDNIPGVPGVGEKTALKLLAAHGSVEGVYDAIEQQKGKMKEKLVANEDLAYISKQLATIERQAPIQVKINDLSYDGPNQEEVIKIWTELSFKSLLQKMDYTAEETVKEEVHFDVLTTIDSSILQDEMAVHLELYDEQYHSCDLLGVSLATESETYVIPMNVVEQSKEFRAWFKDPTKKKFMADSKAATAAFLRYGIELKGVDFDLMLGAYIVNPSLTYTDMASIVQEYGQTDVSTNEQIYGKGAKKKVPEDAILHEHIARKARTIWKVRPLVMEKLEENEQFDLYDKLELPLATVLGQMESLGVRVDRDQLSEMGKELSHKLDKIEADIHSLAGQQFNINSPKQLGVILFEKLGLPALKKTKTGYSTAADVLEKLEGQHEIISHILMYRQLGKLLSTYIEGLLKEIHDDGKVHTRFQQALTTTGRLSSTNPNLQNIPVRLEEGRKIRKAFIPSEPGWVMVAADYSQIELRVLADMSEDERLVQAFKDDRDIHTTTASDVFHVSESEVTSDMRRAAKAVNFGIVYGISDYGLSQNLNIPRKEAADFIERYFASFPGVKTYMTTIVADAKRDGFVTTLMNRRRYLPDITSSNFNLRSFAERTAMNTPIQGSAADIIKKAMIDMDAALEREDMQTRMLLQVHDELIFEAPPEELDKLMKLVPEVMENAVKLVVPLKVDIAHGSSWYNTK, encoded by the coding sequence ATGGAGAGGGGTAATTTTGTGGCAAAGAAAATACTTTTATTAGATGGGAATAGTTTGGCGTATCGCGCGTTTTTCGCCTTGCCGCTATTAACCAATGAAAATGGCATTCACACAAATGCTGTATACGGATTTACCATGATGCTTCAAAAAATAATTGATGAAGAAAAACCAACGCACATGATTGTAGCTTTTGACGCTGGAAAAACAACATTCCGCCATGAAACGTTTAGCGAATACAAAGGAGGCAGACAAAAGACGCCGCCCGAGCTATCTGAACAATTTCCATACCTACGCAAATTAATCGATGCGTACGGTATAAAACGCTATGAATTAGATAATTACGAAGCAGATGATATTATCGGAACGCTAAGCTTAGAAGCAGAAAAAGAAGGCGAGGAAGTTGTCATCATTTCTGGAGATAAAGACATGACACAATTGGCTTCTCCGACGACAACTGTTTACATTACACGAAAAGGCATTACCGATATTGAAAAATACACAGTGGAACATATTCAAGAAAAATACGGCTTAACGCCAAAGCAAATCATCGACATGAAAGGCCTAATGGGCGATGCTTCTGATAACATACCGGGTGTGCCAGGCGTCGGTGAAAAAACTGCGCTAAAACTTCTAGCAGCACACGGGTCTGTCGAAGGAGTCTATGATGCAATCGAACAGCAAAAAGGCAAAATGAAAGAAAAATTAGTAGCTAATGAAGATCTTGCTTATATCAGTAAGCAATTGGCAACAATTGAACGACAAGCGCCAATTCAAGTTAAAATCAATGATTTAAGCTATGATGGGCCCAATCAAGAAGAGGTAATAAAAATATGGACAGAACTCTCGTTTAAGTCACTGCTTCAAAAAATGGACTACACAGCAGAAGAAACTGTAAAAGAAGAAGTGCATTTTGATGTATTAACGACGATTGATTCGTCGATATTACAAGATGAGATGGCTGTTCATCTGGAACTTTACGATGAACAATACCACAGTTGTGATTTGCTTGGAGTGTCACTTGCGACCGAAAGTGAAACCTATGTTATTCCGATGAACGTCGTAGAGCAGTCAAAAGAATTTCGTGCGTGGTTTAAGGATCCAACTAAGAAAAAGTTCATGGCAGACTCAAAAGCTGCAACAGCAGCATTTCTTCGTTATGGCATTGAATTAAAAGGTGTGGATTTTGATTTAATGCTGGGAGCTTATATCGTCAATCCGTCGTTAACGTATACAGATATGGCGAGTATTGTTCAAGAGTACGGCCAAACAGACGTGTCTACTAATGAACAAATTTATGGCAAAGGTGCTAAAAAGAAAGTACCAGAAGATGCCATTTTGCATGAACACATTGCTAGAAAAGCACGTACGATTTGGAAAGTTCGTCCTCTTGTAATGGAGAAGCTTGAAGAAAACGAACAATTTGACTTATACGATAAATTGGAATTGCCATTAGCTACTGTATTAGGGCAAATGGAGTCACTTGGTGTTCGTGTTGACCGCGATCAATTATCCGAAATGGGCAAAGAATTGTCTCACAAGCTTGATAAAATCGAAGCGGATATTCACAGCCTGGCTGGACAACAGTTTAATATTAATTCGCCTAAACAATTAGGCGTCATCTTATTTGAAAAACTAGGCTTGCCAGCATTAAAGAAAACCAAAACAGGTTATTCAACAGCAGCCGATGTTCTTGAAAAACTAGAAGGGCAACATGAAATTATTTCGCACATCTTAATGTATCGTCAGTTAGGAAAACTATTATCTACTTATATAGAAGGTTTACTAAAAGAAATTCACGACGATGGCAAAGTTCACACGAGATTCCAACAAGCTTTGACAACAACCGGTCGACTTAGTTCAACCAATCCAAACTTGCAAAATATTCCGGTTCGACTTGAAGAAGGGCGGAAAATCCGCAAAGCGTTTATCCCTTCAGAACCTGGATGGGTCATGGTAGCAGCGGATTATTCGCAAATCGAATTACGTGTGCTTGCAGATATGTCAGAAGATGAGCGATTAGTACAAGCTTTCAAAGATGATCGTGACATTCATACAACAACAGCAAGTGACGTTTTTCACGTGTCGGAATCAGAAGTGACGAGTGACATGCGCCGAGCAGCAAAAGCAGTAAACTTTGGAATTGTCTACGGTATTAGCGATTACGGTTTGTCTCAAAACTTAAATATTCCACGTAAAGAAGCAGCCGATTTTATTGAGCGCTACTTTGCTAGCTTTCCAGGCGTCAAGACTTATATGACAACGATTGTAGCAGATGCCAAACGTGATGGGTTTGTGACAACCTTGATGAACCGCCGACGTTATTTGCCGGATATTACGAGTTCAAACTTTAACTTGCGTAGCTTTGCAGAGCGCACAGCGATGAATACACCCATTCAAGGCAGCGCGGCAGATATTATCAAAAAAGCGATGATTGACATGGATGCAGCATTAGAACGTGAAGACATGCAAACGCGGATGTTATTGCAAGTGCATGATGAATTGATTTTTGAAGCACCACCCGAAGAATTAGATAAGCTAATGAAGCTAGTGCCTGAAGTAATGGAAAATGCAGTGAAACTAGTTGTGCCGTTAAAAGTGGATATTGCACATGGCTCTAGTTGGTACAATACGAAATGA
- a CDS encoding replication initiation and membrane attachment family protein produces the protein MTAYYKELQPADAYRIRLPYPFSNYDRQLLTMLYQSMIGAEAISLYLTLWAEGEASTEESSHYTVMNTLGIPISKIFEARIQLEAIGLLKTYRNDSSERSFIYELCPPLDPKTFFMDPLLSMFLFSKIGETSYRKIRKRFLIETEIPADFKEVSRTFTDIFQPVHAKVGYPPEKEDFQERKKGSYVTESDFDFDLLQQGLSESMVPRRVLTASIKAYIAKLAFLYSWGPFDMQLVVMRAIEGNYHLSIENLKKEATEYYKAKVSTTAPQLVQMYKVAEKKPTIDESPKTRQDELLVYLETAPPIQILRDIANGSEPLPADLELANQLVTSHGMEPAVVNVLLQYVLLRTDMKLTKAYVEKIASHWLRKNITTAKDAMEIARVEHTQYMKWKSEGSPTTAAKPFTGNGNHKPVREEKLPEWFHKKDQVSALKAEPKNESLEIEKQKLLAKLALKKGKGG, from the coding sequence ATGACTGCTTACTATAAAGAATTGCAACCTGCAGATGCCTACCGCATTCGGTTGCCATATCCATTTTCAAATTACGATCGCCAGCTTTTGACTATGCTGTATCAATCGATGATTGGAGCAGAAGCAATATCGCTTTACTTAACTTTATGGGCTGAAGGTGAAGCATCGACAGAAGAGTCGAGTCATTATACAGTGATGAATACTTTAGGAATTCCGATTTCAAAAATTTTTGAAGCGAGAATTCAATTAGAAGCGATTGGGTTACTGAAAACTTATAGAAACGATAGCAGTGAACGCTCTTTTATATATGAATTGTGTCCACCACTCGATCCGAAAACTTTTTTTATGGATCCATTGCTGTCGATGTTTTTGTTTAGTAAAATCGGGGAAACGTCATACCGAAAAATACGCAAACGCTTTTTAATTGAAACTGAAATTCCTGCTGACTTTAAAGAGGTATCGCGAACATTTACAGATATTTTCCAACCTGTTCACGCAAAAGTGGGATATCCCCCTGAAAAAGAAGATTTTCAAGAGCGTAAAAAGGGTAGCTATGTTACAGAGTCAGATTTTGATTTTGATCTGCTTCAGCAAGGTTTATCCGAGTCAATGGTACCGAGACGCGTATTGACAGCTAGCATTAAAGCTTATATTGCGAAATTAGCATTCTTGTATAGTTGGGGACCATTCGATATGCAACTAGTTGTCATGCGAGCAATTGAAGGCAACTATCATTTATCCATCGAAAACTTGAAAAAAGAAGCAACCGAATATTACAAAGCAAAAGTTTCTACAACAGCACCTCAGCTTGTTCAAATGTATAAAGTAGCGGAAAAAAAACCGACCATAGATGAATCTCCAAAAACAAGACAAGATGAATTACTAGTTTATTTAGAGACCGCACCACCTATTCAAATACTGCGAGACATTGCTAATGGCAGTGAGCCTTTGCCGGCGGATCTCGAACTGGCAAATCAATTAGTTACAAGCCATGGAATGGAACCGGCTGTGGTGAATGTCTTGCTTCAATACGTTTTGCTTCGCACAGATATGAAGTTAACAAAAGCTTACGTGGAAAAAATCGCTTCACATTGGTTACGCAAGAATATTACAACGGCTAAAGACGCGATGGAAATTGCCCGTGTCGAACATACGCAATATATGAAATGGAAATCTGAAGGTTCTCCAACAACTGCGGCTAAGCCATTTACAGGTAATGGGAATCATAAACCGGTGCGTGAAGAAAAGTTGCCGGAATGGTTTCATAAAAAAGATCAAGTGTCTGCTCTTAAAGCAGAGCCGAAAAACGAAAGTCTAGAAATTGAAAAGCAAAAGCTTCTTGCGAAACTGGCGCTGAAGAAAGGAAAAGGTGGTTAA